The following DNA comes from Nothobranchius furzeri strain GRZ-AD chromosome 19, NfurGRZ-RIMD1, whole genome shotgun sequence.
atgcaGAGTGTCACACTGAAAACGAAATAAAGGCCCGCGACCCGATCAGATGCAGAGAATGTGGCTACAGAATCATGTACAAGAAGAGAACAAAGAGATgtatcctttctctctctctctcgtgtgtgtgtgtgtgtgtgtgtgtgtgtgtgtgtgtgtgtgtgtgtgtgtgcttattttCCTTGACTCATTGATTCCAGTGGTTGTTTTTGATGCACGATGAAGAGGAGTGGAGCTGCAGATTGATCTTTAgttgttgttttctgtttttattgagtCTGACCttgtaaataaacataaactggGGCTTCAGCTTTCATGTTGGTGTAGATTCTCGCTCATTCGGGTCGTGGCATTCCTAAATTGCACTTCTTGCTGAAACATCTTAGAGCAGCAAGATAAATTCAGCCTTTTTGGTTTTTGGCATCCGCGGTTTGTGTCAGGTGTTCCTTATGTTATTTTAGTAAATAATAATGATgcataaaagttttattttagaaaaatcAGTTTGATTTGACTGTTTTCTTTTAAAATCCTTTGTGGCCAGCAACATTAACAGGATGAAAACTCTTCAGTTAGTTTAACACATCTGCTAAATAGATATGATCCACAGTCATTCCTGAAATAAAAATCAACCTTTAGGATTTAAATTCAAAGTTTTAACCACATTTCTCTAAGAAGGAAAATTCTCATCTGCTGGCCAACAATTCACAGATTCACCAatgttttttggtttgtttatctgagagcacgttgtcgtgtttattttaaaattttcATAATCTTGTTAAATTATGGGGTCTCATTTCTAAGTGAGACTTGTTTTAATCAAACATGCAAGAGAAGAAATTAGTAACAAGAATATTTAGTTACGAAGAAGATTGTAAAAAAAGTGTCTAAATAAAATGTGGAAAGAAAATCAGTTTCTCAAAAACGTTTGACTCAAAAATATTTAAGTGAAGAAAAGGTTTTTGTTAGCTTttacaaattcaattcaattcaagtttatttatgtagcgccaaatcacgacaagagtcgtctcaaggcacttcacataataaacataccaatccaggtcagttcattaagccaatcagaaataatgtttcctatataaggaaccaagcaaattgcatcaagtcactgactagtgtcagtgactatacagcaatcctcatactaagcaagcataaagcgacagtggggaggaaaactcccttttaacaggaagaaacctccagagaatcctggctcagtgtaagcaggcatcctccacgactcactggggatcgagaagacagagcagacacacacacacacacacacacacacacgtgcgcacacatactcacacacgcgcacacacaaagacacacacacacacacacgtgcgcacgcatactcacacacgcgcacacacaaagacaagtaatgtgtctatagttatattgtgatgtcttagtaaatattctatttggtgaaagataaactttattgtgtttgttctagtggatctataattaaacggataaactagtattagcacatcgcacgtcaaggaaagcaaaaagttattatcaggagagggataatgttttagtggttagcagcagtgtgctagtcgatggccccctccatgaggccaccacagctcagcagaacattgtt
Coding sequences within:
- the polr2k gene encoding DNA-directed RNA polymerases I, II, and III subunit RPABC4 yields the protein MDTQKDLQPPKQQPMIYICGECHTENEIKARDPIRCRECGYRIMYKKRTKRLVVFDAR